In the genome of Lactuca sativa cultivar Salinas chromosome 3, Lsat_Salinas_v11, whole genome shotgun sequence, the window GGATTTCAGCTGGTTTGAATGTCAGGATCATGGGTTCTAGGCCTTCTGGCTATGTCGACGGTGAAGACAAGGATATGTATGTTGAAAGTGTTGAAAGAACCGCTATTTGTATGGGGAAAAAACAAGAAACCATTAAAGATGTTCCATGTGGAAATACAGTCGCGTTGTTTGGTTTGGATGAATTCATCACCACCGGAAGTGCAACACTAACACATGAGAAAGAAACCGAGGCGTACCCGATTTGCGGCATGAAGTTCTCGGTGTCCCCGGTTGTCCGTGTTATAGTACAGTGTAAGGTTGAATCCGAACTCCCAAAACTTCTTAAGGGTTTAAGGAGTCTGGCCAAATCCGACCCTTTGGTTGGGTACACGCGTGAAGAATCTGGCGATTATACTATTGGTGTTGTGGGGGAAATGAATTTGGCAATATGTTCGAAGGATTTGGCGGAAGATTATATGGGTGGGGTGGAAATCCTTGTTTCCGACCCTTTTGTGTCGTTATATGAAACTGTTGTTGAGAAATCCTCACATCTGGTTATGACTAAGTCTCGAAATGGAAATAACCAATTGTTCATGAAAGCAAGATCACTTGATGATAGTTTAGGTTACGCGATAGAAATTGGGGAAGTTGGTCCGTTTGACGACCCAGACGTTCGTGGAAGGATTCTCTCTGAAGAATACGGTTTGGAAAAATATCTCGGAAAGAATATCTGGTGTTTCGGTCCCGAAACAAATGGGCAAAACATGGTTGTCGATATGTGTAAGGAAGATAAGTCCTTgaaagaaattgaagattatattGTTGCTGGTTTTCAGGAGGCATCTAAAAAAGGTGCTTTAGCTAATGAGCCAATGAAGTGTATATCTTTTGAGGTGCGTGATGCGGTACTTCATGATGATGCGTCCCACCTTGATGGAAGCGAGATGGTCGAGGCTGCCAAGCGTGCGATATACGCGTCTCAACTGACTGCGCAACCGCGGTTTATGCAACCGTATTACGTGGTTGAGTTTCAAGCATCATCTGAAGAAGAGGTTGACAAGAGCTGCAAATTGGTGAGAAAAAGGGGTGGATTTGTGCATgaaaagaaaaaagttaataGGCCGGGGAAAATGGTGTATGACATATGGGCATATGTTCCTGTGCTAAAGTCCTTTGGATTTTCAGCTGATTTGGAGGAGGCTACTTCGGTGAAGCTTATCCCACAATGTGTGTTCGAATTTTGGTCTGTGATGCGTTCGGACCCGTTGGAGGTTGGTTCATATGCGCATGCGCTTATGACCCAAATTCGCAAGAGGAAAGGACTAAACGAGCAGATGACACCGTTGTCTGACTTTGAGGACAAGTTGTAAGCAGGCGTGAACCCTTGCAGTAGCATATCgggtttaaatttttttaaaaatcatcgtttatttatttgtttgttttagcatcctactttcatttttctatttattACTAGATTATTAAAGCATTATACTTTGAACGATTTACCTAGTTATAGCCGTGAAAATTACTTTATGTTTGAATGACATTTGTTATAATTGGTTAGATTTAAGTTTGTATACACTCAAAAAATTGGTTGCTACTTTTGTTGTTTTCTCTAATTACTTGATTGCTATTATATATGTGGATGGTTCCTGTTAAAAATTGGTGTTACTTCACTCTCATTTCTCCTTTGGTCAGGTGTTCATTCACTTATGTTTCATTTATCTGaatttttctttctttattttgtaCTTTGATTAATATTATAGAGTAAGAAAGATGAAAATATGAACTGATTTCGTTAGACTGAAAGTTTACACCATCTAACATCTTTATAAAACTTGTGTAAGTAACAGAGAAGACAACAAACTGTAATAACAAATTCTAACTAACTGATTTTTTATAATCCAATCGTATCTCGTGTGACAAAGGACTATATTTTGTAGAtattaatgttaaaacaatgttttatatccttgaattttagaagatttttTCATTTTGTTCAAAACAAATAACATGTTTATTAGTTTAGGTTGTTCAAATAACAACTTATATGTATCAAGAGTTTGATGATCATTCAACTTTATCCATGATTTACTATGACATTTTTGGTCCAGTTAGAAAAATAGAATACCCTGTAATcagaaaagaaacaaaaaatacACATTGCTattttcatttttggtccttCTTAAGTGTTACAACTCCATGGTTACTTAAACAAGGTCTATATCAGTTAATTCTTTTAGATAAGgatacaaaacaaattttcattgtAGTTGTTGGTTATAATTTTCAAACTAGAATGTCACTGTAAGAAAATAAGTGAAAGTACAATGTCATGATTGGATGCATTTTGCAACTTTGTGTCCTTATTTTGTTATTTCATAATGATTTTGATCTATGAATGAAAATATGATCTTGTATTCAGAAAATATATATTAAAGTACATTGCTGTCATTataaaaacatactttcatttagtGGTTGATTATAACACTGTACTTTCATGTGTATGTCTTTTGCTGAAAAATGACTAAATACTTGCAAATCTATGTTGTATTTAGCATGAAAACGGTGCTGGAACACGtaataaggaccaaaaatgcgAATCTTTTTTCTATACCGGCAAATTTTCAGTTGCAACCCTTGGAATATTTGTAGGTATTCTCTTTTTAAATAGtccttataaaaaaaattacaacatATTTTTTTTCGTGTTTCAGTTCTCTAGCAAAACTGGCAAGTTCTATGTTCTCGGGTAAAAAATGATCAAAACGGTTGTCAAAACTCGTGGAAAGAAAAAAGTCCACAAGAGAACTAAAATTCGAAAAAAATGTCCAAATCGGCAATTGCTACTTTTCTGTTTTCTGAAGAAAAAAATGACACATTTCAGTTATCTACAAAAAAGACCAACTTGCCcctttttgtttttggaaaaatgACCAAATTGCTACTTTTCTATTTGCTTTTTGACAAAAGCACCAaataaacactttatttcaagatTTTTTAAGTAGGTTACTATTTTTGATAGATTTTGAAGTTGGAAATCTGttaaatagcatcctactttgagATTGTGAGTTTCACATGTATTTACCATTTTCCAGTTTTACATGTTTTTGTCATTATCCATTTTTACTATTTTTTCTGTTTTCATTTTCATCATGATAAGGATAAAGAGGATATTCACGTCTTTTCCGCATATTAGAGATAGAGAGCAAGTTGCCTCACCTTTTGAGTGAGAAATATTGTAAATATTTTTCTCTTCACATAAGTCCCGATCTCAGTCCAATAACGTTTGTACAACTATCATTGCATGATGTACACACCACCAAAGAAATATTATTGTAAGATATATATTTTTTACTTATGTATTTTTGTTCATTTTTTAGATTTAGTTGTCTACAAAGAAGTGCTTGCAAGGTTATGGTTAactgtttattattattattattattattattattattattattattattattattatctatgtTATTTTAACTTGTCACCCGTATAGTACATGAGTTTTAACATAGTTTTTTAATGTATAAAGATCTAAATGTTTGGATCTGTTCAAAAACTTTTTGTATCTTGTCTTTTTGTAAATTGACATATCATCTATTAGAAGTTTAAACGTTTTTTATTACGCAAAAGTTCATATGTTTAAAAAAATGGAATGTCATTTAAGGttggaaaagtttttttttcacaTAATAAATAAGACGCTTCGGTGTGGGCAACGCGGAGAACGCGTTATATGACGTGGCACGCGCCATAACGCGGAACACTGCCCCAACTAGTCGTTATGGGGCGTTACGCCATAAGCCATGACCATGGTAACGAGTTGTAACACGATTATTTTGACCGTTGTGAATTACTTCCGTTGAAAAACGGTAATATTACCgttgatttgaaaaaaaaaattactactttaaaaagttaaactataTAACTATATACTTCTATTTCTCTATATTTATCTCTATTTCTCTATATCTCTATCTATTTCTCTATATCTATCTCTACTTTATTCAAAACAAAAAATACCACTATGGATCAAAATCCGAATACCCCTCCTCCGAAGACAAACACATCCACTCCATTAGGTTTTGTGGGATATGAGGGATACATGAACCTTCTAACCTCCCAAAACTCACCACAAATTCCATATTCCGACAATTTTTTCAATCCCGTCTGACCCCCACTACAATTCCCTACCTCGCCATTTATGCAACAAAATGCAAACATTCAACAAAACCTTTTTACCACATTCGGTCCCATGCGCCAAACAGTCACACAACCCACACCCACGCAAGAACCCGTTGTCGAGACACAAGCTGGTGGTAGTAAGAGAGCATCGGGAAAAAAAAGGGAGACCAAAAAAGAAAGGGAAAGAGGTCGTTGTCGGGACGGACGAAACGGAAACACCTCCAACATGGTGGACACCGGAGGAAGAGCATGCGTTGGCGACGGCTTGGTGCGGTACTTCAAAACAACCAACTATGGGGAACGATATGAAGAGAGTTGCTTTTTGGGATGCTGTAATCGTCAAATTCCGCACAATTTTGAACAAGGGTGACACGTATCGCAATAATGATATGCTTAGGGGCAAATGGACTCAAATTAGCCGGAAGTGCACCAAATTCAATTCCATATACAACAAACTTTCTTCGCAACGTCAGAGTGGTGCCAATGATTTCGATGTGTTTAGAGTCGCGATGGAGGAATATCACGTGCAAATGGGGCACGTATTTAAGTATGAAAAAGTATGGGAGTTAGTGAGGAAAGATCCAAAATGGATGAAAACGCCAACATCATCGGAACAACAATCCAAAAGGTCTcgtggttcgggttcggttgatgTTTCCGACGGACGCACGAACATCGACCTCAACGCGGACACCGATGAGATCCAGGACAAGTTTGACGACATCGAGGAAATCTCTCCGCCACGACGACCTATGGGGCGCGAAAAAGCGAAACGCGCTCAACGACATGCGGAGAAGAATGAAAGTCGTCTTCGAGAGCACgaggaaatgaaaaaaaaaattcgacGCCCACACGGAAATCGCAAATAGAAGATACGAATTGCAACGGGAGCATTTGGATTTCCTTCGTCAAGAAGCCCAAGAAGATCGCATGTCGTAGGATTTGGCAATTCTTACAACAAACGAAGAAAATTTACCACCGAGACGAGCTGAAGTAAtactgtcacaactgtaaattttgagccatgtaatctatatattcaagttaatgtgaatcaaaaacttcaatcaaatacatcatgcaagtaccacaaatagtcatcaaacaattggagaccctagaagttcttgttaagtctattttagactagaacttcctCATTGgatcccaatggaccaataagcttccaattggactatcatgggcttagaaccctaattgggctctaattggaaccacacttatttattttaacattttgggccatattgggcctagaattaaatgaattaaaagccttgatacatgaataacctaaactagtccaataaaaatataaaaatcctactacattcttttaagcataaaacacactctaactaactcaaattttgggcttaagggaaaaagcccaaatttttcttttccctttcaaaaatctcggcccaaaggcccaaacccaaagagaaatggaagtgttgacttaatgcatgccacctcattattatccaaaggatatccatgcaatatttcccattcctccatgcacatcacctcaaatatcacttctcttctctcctctctctcactctcggccatacacacatacacacaccaaaaatatctcaaattctctctagattcactcaagaacactcccttcttccctctccaaaatctcgaaaaataggaagcattcaaggaagttcttccacaaaaatcatcatctaaggtaaggttttgtttggatctatgacttgtattccttatttatcaaacatctcttcctaa includes:
- the LOC128132854 gene encoding glutathione S-transferase T3-like, giving the protein MQTFNKTFLPHSVPCAKQSHNPHPRKNPLSRHKLVVVREHREKKGRPKKKGKEVVVGTDETETPPTWWTPEEEHALATAWCGTSKQPTMGNDMKRVAFWDAVIVKFRTILNKGDTYRNNDMLRGKWTQISRKCTKFNSIYNKLSSQRQSGANDFDVFRVAMEEYHVQMGHVFKYEKVWELVRKDPKWMKTPTSSEQQSKRSRGSGSVDVSDGRTNIDLNADTDEIQDKFDDIEEISPPRRPMGREKAKRAQRHAEKNESRLREHEEMKKKIRRPHGNRK